GTGTTTACACTAATTACATGGTATCTGTACTCTGTGTGGCCACAGGTTGGGGACTATTTCAACGCTTATCCCAGTGGCGTCCTGGCTATATTTGATAAAGTGTTGCACAAAACCGCCGTGGAGTTATCACAGAACGCTTCTCCCGAGCACCACAGTGGACAAAGAACCAAAGAGCAGAGAATGAGACAGACTCTTCATACCCGCATTACAGGTAAGATTTCCACAGGGCAGCGATGGTCAGATGTTACCAGATGTTGCTCAGGGCTTGCATTGTGAAGCTGGATGGTATTCAGACTGTCACATATATACAGCAAAACAATttataagtcatttttttggagagagagagagagagaagaggcgAGGCAGTGGTCTTGTTTGGTCTCGATGGTCTGTGTCAAACACTGTCATGTTTagtgtttgctgctgctttgtctgttaaattcatttcttctttttgtctaaTATGCGTGTCTAGGTTTGCCAGTGTGTCCAGAACTGACCAGAGACACCATTCCCAGGTCCAGAGATGTAGGGCATTTTTTGTCTGTCACAGGTACCGTCATACGTACCAGCGTTGCCAAGGTAACAGCACGGCACATGTtcggtttttaaaaaattagtTGAAACTGAATTGTATACTGCTCGTCACACCCTTTTAGCGCTTACGCCCTTTAACAGCAGCTCTTATTTTTTAAGTGAAGTAAACTTGATGATACTACTGTAGTTGCACGTGTAGAATATTTATTTGAATCAACTGGTTACATTAACAGTTGACAGGACTGCAATACTGTTTttacaacaaaaccaaaactgaagcAGTGTCTTGTCCCCCTCTCATAGGTTCTGGAGTACGAGCGTGATTACATGTGCACAAAGTGTCGTCACGTTTTCACGATGCAGGCTGATTTTGACCAGTTCTACACCTTCGTCCCACCGGTGGCCTGTCCTAATCCTAATGTCTGTAACTCATACAAattcagctgtctgtctggAGGATCTGAGCCTGCTGTCTGCAGGGACTATCAGGAGATCAAGATACAAGAGCAAGTAGGGAACCTGTGCATGCAATCCTAAATTTTCCCAATTACTAAACAAATTGATCTCTCTCACAGTTTTGTTATTGCTTGCCCCCTTTACCTCAGGTGCAGAGGCTGTCAGTGGGCAGTATTCCTCGTTCCATGGTGGTGGTGCTTGAGGACGATCTGGTTGACAGTTGTAAATCTGGTAAGAACTGTAAATAGCAATGTTTGAGAAGAGACACTCGTCAAAGCTTTGCTGCTACGTCTGTGTTTCGTTATGTTGACTGCCTGTGACGTGACAGGTTGTGGTGTCAGTGTCAATTCAATTTTGGACTGTATATGGGCTGCCCTCAGGAGATGACGTGACCGTCTATGGGGTGATGCGCCAGCGCTGGAAGCCCTTTTATGATGGCGCTCGCTGTGAGGTGGAGCTGGTTCTCAAAGCGAACAACATAGAAGTAAACAACCAACAGGCTGCCGCTGCTCTGCTCATGAAGGACGTTCAGCAAGAATTCGAGGACTTCTGGGATAGCTACAAACATGATCCCATAGCTGGTATGTAAGAATTTCCCTCATCACACTAAAAAATCAActacatttttgtttcttgctTTATTCcgatttctttattattttcatgtcaTTCTCTCCCCTCACTCTAGGTCGGAACCAGATCTTGTTGAGCCTGTGCCCACAGGTGTTTGGAATGTACGTGGTTAAACTGGCAGTGGCCATGGTGTTGGCTGGTGGGGTGCAGAGGATAGATTCTTCTGGGACCAAGATCAGGGGTATTTCTCTTATTTCTTATGTGTTTAAATCCAGAAGAACACTGGTacctcagtgtttttgtaattttgtaataataaaaatggcCATAACTTATTTTCACTATATATTTTCACAGCACAGGAAGCACTggtaaaatgatttgttttaggTCTAATTACCACTGAGCCTTTTGGTTATACCATCTACCACACCAATAAAAGGATTCAGCCCACCCTCTTAAGACTGACAAGctattaaaaatgacaaatgacagcCAATCACTATGCTAGTTATTGGACAAATTGGTCCTTTGTGGAATCCTGTCTTACAGTGGAGTTAAATCTTGTCCTCTCTAGGGGAGTGTCACATGTTGCTTGTTGGTGACCCTGGCACAGGGAAGTCTCAGTTCCTGAAGTACGCAGCTAAGGTCATGCCTCGCTCTGTACTCACAGCTGGAATTGGATCAACAAGTGCAGGTAGGCCCTGTTCACTGTCGACATAAACTTAACCAGTTGCTTAATGTATTACTGAATTAGCTGATTTTCTTGACACATAATGTGGTTTGCTGCAGGACTGACAGTAGCGGCAGTGAAAGATGGAGGCGAGTGGCACCTGGAGGCAGGAGCCCTGGTTCTGTCAGATGGTGGTTTGTGCTGCATTGACGAATTCAACAGTATCAAGGAACACGACCGCATCAGCATCCATGAAGCTATGGAGCAACAGTCTATTAGCGTGGCCAAAGCTGGGTAAGACAGTCATGCATTTACACATATagttcatatatatttatagctCATAGTATTCTAGCTAAGGCAGATGCCTTAGCTAGAATATCAGAATAGAGAGGGCGAACATGTGGTTACTACTACTTACCCTTACTTTTGTTTCTTCTGTATCTTCTTTCATCCCTCCCCAAGTATTGTGTGTAAGCTGAACACTCGCAGCACCATCCTGGCAGCCACGAACCCTAAAGGCCAGTACAATCCCAATGAGCCCGTGTCAGTGAATGTAGCTCTGGCCAGCCCTTTGCTGAGCCGTTTTGACCTGGTCCTAGTTCTGCTGGACACCAGAAACGCAGAGTGGGACCGAGTCatctcctcttttattctggAGGACAGAGGTACATTAAGTTCctttttgaattttgaaatgaaatgctaAAAGCAAAGCAAGGAGGGGCTCCATGATCAAAGTGGTGAACTGTCAGTGGTCTTGTTTTGCTCTCAGGAGTGCCTGCTGACTCTTCCAACCTGTGGTCCATGGACAAAATGAAGGCTTATTTCAGCGTGATTAAACACTTGCAGCCGCAGGTGTCCGAGGAGGCCAACAGCATCATGACGCGTTACTACCAGCTGCAGAGGCAAAGCGACGGCCGCAGCGCTGCCCGCACCACCATCCGCATGCTGGAGAGTCTGAGCAGGCTGGCTGAAGGTGAGGATGGACTCAGGATTCACCTTTCACTTTCAGCACTGTTCTTTTTACTTCCAGATATTTTACTCAAACTAAAATGCTTGAAAATTATTTAAGGTTTGGAAGTCATTCAGTTAAATCAAGAGATGCAGATATTTTTCTAGTGAGCTGAATGGTCAGTTGTCagagattttatttgtttgtctgaagACAGtatgctctggagcaggttaaCCATGGACTGTAGGCTACCATGGTGATATACCCTGGTTAAAGGTGAGCCAGCTTTGTGATACTGGAAAACCAGAGTTACAGTTGtataaaaaaaaggtttgggTAAAATACATAGTGTGTTgatttttgaggtgaaaaaaaatctaaatcccTGAAGTAAGCACATACTAAAAGATCATATTAATGCACCGTTACTTCTTATTACATCAACTTaaggaatagaaaaaaaaataatgccaAGTCATCTGCCACACATCCCCCGAAGCTGAATATTAtttccacccccacccctgaaGAGTTAGTAAGGTGTTTTCTTAATCAACTGCTGCTCCTTTTCTCCAGTTTTGACTTCATCCGTTCGCAGAACTTGTTTCCGAAAGCGCTCTGGCTTATCCAGAtgttattttacagatttcagATGTTGACTTTTGTGAAGAGGTTGCAGGTAAGGTTTCCCCTCTGATGTTCCACTTCCATGTAGACCACCACCGCTCTTGTGTCAGCTAAACCTtcatcctttgcagtcatttgGGGGTTTGGGGCCACTGTTACTGTtgaattttttcatttttatttatttattttaagtttatgATGTTCAGGTGCAGTAATATTTGAAAACAGggtcatttttaaatgtctgctTGCTACAGGGGTGGAATGGCTTTTTCTCTGACACTCCGTACACAGTATTGTTCTGTGTATTGCTCCATGCATTTCATTGAAGAAGTTAATTTGATAACTTTGTCTTATAATCAACCTAAATCAACTGTGTTTATTTCCTTAAAAGTAACAGCAAATAccactcaaagtgctttacactacaagatacattcacacacacattcatgtgcTTTTTCTATGCATACAGGGCTTGAGTGTCACTGACCTTCTGAAACTAGCGGAGCTGTCTCCCTCACAcagaattgttttgtttttttttaaccttgcaGCTCATGCCAGGCTCATGTACAGAGAGACGGTGACCATAGAGGACGCTGTCATGGCTGTTTCTGTCATGGAGTGCTCAATGCAGGTAAGGAGAAAACAGTGTGAGCTTCTATCAAATGTTAACTGGTGACTACATTGATTGATGATGCAGCCAGTAATACGATAGACACTATCTGGACTTTTGGAGAAAAATAGACTAAACACCAAAACGTTTGCACTGTACTGTGTATTAGGTTTGCTGAAAATATGtgcggacaaaaaaaaaacggaaacgCTACACAAGAGATTTTTATCACCTCACAAATAAATTGGCGTGTGTTCACTTAAGTTGGCGTACTCCAGCAATTACACCCATCCCCTGCTACAAGAATGTAACGGTAGAGTCTGATGGGGAAAAACTCCATCAAATTGTAAACATTATAATCTGCCTTCACGGTCCATGTTGCACCACCACCAACAAGAGATATGAGCTAAGGTTCAGGAGACGTGTATACAGTATTTCAACCCACACAGGCCAGTGCAGTTATGCAGTTATCTCTCCAAAGTCAAGTGTAGTTACTCTTTAAGCTCAGCAGAAATATTGAATTGATTGATGTTTGCTGTTAATTGATTCATCTTGATCTCTTGATCCATCTCCCCAGTGACACTGCAGTCTGTGATGCAGTGACAGTCTATAACCGCTGTCCTCTTTTAGGGCGGTGCTCTGCTGGGAAATATAAATGCATTGCTCACCTCATTCCCTGCTGACCCCGGAGAGCAGTATCAAACTCAGTGTCAGGTGCTGCTGGAAGGACTGAACCTGCCACGGCTCCTTAGAAAGGAGATGGACAGACTGGCCAGGTGAGTGACTGActgcttttctgctttgttGAATGTCAGTCAGTGAGTGAAATACATTAACACCATGTCACCCACCTGCAAATTTTTGCTCTCATGGTTTTTGCTGCacaaagtgaagaagaagaagaatgagaacaaaaacaatatggCTCCTGCATCTTCCCTGCTAGGACTCCTAAAAAACCACCCATACTGTTGCACTGTATCCCTTCAGGATTTTTACCTTTATATGATAGTTAACAGTGACCTGGCCAGATATGAACCGTAGACGTTGGAGTTATGTGGCACTTGTTGTAACCATTTGGTCACCAGTGCACTCTGGGTGGCCAGTGTAGTTTATTTGTCTCATGTTGTGGTTATGTTTTCTCTTCTTAGTACGTCCTCTTTGGTAGCAAAGGAGTTGATCCATATTTTCTTTGTTCACTAGGCTGAAGAGCAACCCCTCAGAGGCCTCCCAGTGTGATCCACCCACTGATATTTACCAGCATCAgctcagagacacaaacaccaTCAACAAAACACGCCGCCATGACGTCACCAGTGACTGCAAGGGTGATGTCACCGTGGAGAGTGGTTTGGACTGGTTCCACGCCATCTCTCCATCAGCATCACCAGATGACATGACCTCGCCCGTGCTGACATCAACTCAAGCAAACCGACATCAAACTCCAAACTCTAGCTGGTCTACGGCAATCAAACAGCCAAACTGTCAAACCGAGAAGGACGTTAACCATGGTGGAAGAGTTTCCTCTCCTTCAGAGGAAGGCAACAGTAAAAGTGggaataatgaaaatgttcatAGTGAGGGTCAAAAAGATGAACAACATCCAAAGaaacctcagtgtgtgtttcagaaggTTTCTAAgaacctgagagacagaagacTCAGGAAGCTGGAGCTGAATAATCAGCAGTGTgacaaagagggaggaggaggaggacatggagACAGGGTGGTGTCCCCAGATAGAGCGAGAAAAACTGTGACAGATTTAGTTTTAAATACGACACAGTCATCGGGCAAAAACCGCCCCTCAAATAACCTCATCCAGGAGAACCAGTCCTCTGGGAGAGAAAGTAGATttgaggaggaagacaaaaggGACCAGGCTAAGACTGGGACTAAGAAGATTTGTGCTGTGCTGAGGGAAAAGAtggcagctgaagctgaaacagGTAAAGACCTGCACGCAAAGCTGTCAGGCTTTATATTCAAACCAAAGCAGATGAGACCTTTATTAAACAACCGGGACTTTAACAGCAGCTCCGACGTCAGCGCGAGTGAATGTAACCAAGGCAGTGGAGATCTCCAcatcaacacagaaaacagaataagTAAACAGAGGCCACTTAGTCAGAATGAGTCAGCCAgtccacttacacacacagagaggaacgaacgaaagaaaaaacagaaccaGTACCAAAATCTCCTGGAGGGtggaagcaggaggaaacaggtGAGCTATGTCAGTGAGGTGGGAGACAGTGGGTCAGGGGACGGTACTTGTTTAACATCATTAGAGCTGGATAAGGACGTGTCTTCCTTTGGGAAGGACAAATCAGCACAGGGAAAAACTGTAAGTAGGATAAAGGGGAGCGATGACATCGAAAATCAGTGTCAGCAACACAGAAGTAGAGTTAACACTGCTGATAAGACTGCTGTAGATGGCTTTCCTGTCACCCCACCAAGCACCTACACCAATGGTCCAGCACGGGTTCAGTCAGGCCACTCAAAATCCACTGTGGCTTCTTCAACCCTGGCTAAACTCTCCAGATTCTCATTCACCTGCACGACTGATCCCGTAACCACAGCTCAaaccagagaggaaaaaaatcctgCTGCAGCGATAAAAGGTTTAGGTCAAAGAAACGGCGCTGAATGCTCGAGAGCAAATTCTGATGTCAAGAAAACTCCAGATTCCCTCCAACACAGTCTCTTAGGACAGGAGACAAACTCCGCAGACACCATGGGCAAAGTAAAGGATGTTTTACACACCACAGTTCTCACACCAGGATGGGGACATGaacaagagacagacacagagtccACTCATGCTGCAAAAACACTGATCAGTGACGGTCCTGCTGTCAAtgtgaagaagaggaagtgtTTTGAGCTGGGCCCTCCACCGAGGAGTGCGTGTGGTGCTTCTAAGGGTCCATTCTCGGGACTGTCCCTATTCGGCTCTGTTGAGGTAAGTAACGATGTCCTCGACACGGACTGGGACCAAGAGGTCTCAAAGAAAGCCAAGGTTTGAGATCATAGGGCTGGTTAAAGGAGAGTACCACAATATTCCATCACTGTCACTtttcacttcctggttgtgagGTATTGGGTGTATAGAACTGTATTTTCGATTTTTCATCATGTTAATAAAACACATGTGAAACAGCTCCGTAATTCATTACATGATTCCTGATATCGACGGTGGGATTTTCTCAGTACGGCAGGTGTCCAATCAAGTTCTGTCCTGCTTCCGCCAAAGCTGACAgagggcttttatttttgagACTTGTCATCACCCCCCTTAATGGGCCCGAAGCTGCAGATTAAAGTCGTGTTGGACAACACTGTGATAGATCCTAATCCTAAAGATCAAGAATTAACTTCCCATTTTACCGAGAAACCACTGTGTTCCTCATTTTCTGGTATTTTTGGGGATTTGGGGACACATGGTGACAGCATGATGCGGGGATGTTTGAGGAAGTCTGAGGAAGATGGTGAAACAGAGAGGTTACCTGGACAACCGTTTCATGGACACAGTGTCATGGAAATTAAACACACAATGACATTATAATGCTGTAATGGTTTCCCCCTTGTCCTCAtgattttattacatttcacTAAACCATATGATTCACAATTTAAAGTTCAACTGAAACAGTGGGTGGAGGAGCTGCACTTGTAATCTACCCTCAGTCCAgtatgtgcaaaaaaaaaaaaaaaaagctgctgtacCATCAGTGCAGCTTCACTCCTCAACAAGGATCATCAAAACAACAATTCAAGGAAAATAAAACCCATTAACACACACTTCTGACTTTTTGAAtatataaaacagcaaaatgacaaAAGGAATTTAGATGACACACAGCTGGAAACATGTTAATCATAGGTAATCATATGGTGGGTGTCCAAACTACAGCCTGTGGGTGTGCAAgttcctttaaaatgaaaatgacccGTTTGTCCTATTGACTGTAGTGAAATGTagttcctgttgtgtgtgttagacATTATTCACTCACTCCTGCTGGGTGACGTGATGAGCACCACACTGAAATCTATTCTCATCCTACCCAGAGGCAACATGGGGGACATGTCATCTAATACTAAGGCATGCACTGGTTTGGACATGGACCTGAAAAGTTGGGACACCCGTCAGAGCAAAGCTAGAAAGATTCTGGGAATGTTTTACTGTAAGACTGTGTTGATTTAATgagttttattattaaaaatcagttttaggCTCGAAGGAGAAATATTTCCACTGTACAGGAGCAGAACCCGGGAAAATTCTGAAATGGTGACTCTGAACCAGTTCTTCAGCCACAGTCTGTGAGATGACTGATATCGATGCAATTTACATTAGCAATATGTAATCCTAAAACTCATTTCTTTAAAGCTGTAAATGTAAGTAAAATATTATAGTCTATTACTGTAGAAACACTCTGACATGTCTAACAGTTTTGAAAAAGCGAGGTCCTCGGCAGAGTTCAGGATCCATCTGAAATCTGAACATCTGTGTTCAGTCCTTCAGCACAGTGTTACCCTCTCACCGTGCTTTGGTTTGGTCAAATTGTAGATTTCTGGGGGAATTGAGCCACtgctcctccttttcctctccctcgTCTTTGAGATAATCAGGTGGATCATCTCCATGATGTTGAGGATCACGGAGAGGAAGGACATGGCCAGCATAAAGACGataaagatgtttttctctgtgggaCGACTTATGTAGCAGAGAACCTCTGATGGACAGGGGTAGTGGGAATATCGAATGAAAATAGGCATAAATATGAAGCCGTAGAGGTAGTACTGGCCTACAATGAACGCCACTTCGAGCACGATCTTGAATATCAGCTGTATCATGTAGCTGACCAGCAGGACGCCCTTGAGCTGCACTTTGCCACGGTCATCAGAATACTTTGGAGCTTTAACCATCCCATTCTTACTAAGTTTCTGCTCCAGACGGTTCCTCAGCTTGTTTTCCTTGCGAATCACCAGCAGGACGTGGCCCAGATAGATGAGTGTTGGCGTGGAGACAATGAGGATCTGGAGGACCCAGAAGCGCGTGTGAGACAGGGGGAAGGAGTTATTGTAGCAGGCGTTCTTGCAGCCAGGGCTTTTGGTGTTACAGTTCATGTTCGCTTGTTCATCTCCCCATATTCTATCTATGCCAGCAGCCAGGATGAAGAtcctgaagaggaagagaacacTCAGCCAGACCTTCCCCACTACAGTGGAGTGTGACTGCACCTTGTCCAACAAATCAGACAGGAAGGACCACTCCCCCATGATGAAAACCTGTGAGAGAGACATGAAAACCACATTTCTGTTTCATACAACataaaagaaagacagtgaagagaaaaaaaaaaaaatatatatatatatatactgccCATGACTGAGTCAAACTGCTAGAATGGGTTTCATGTGAAATTATAAAGGGACTCTCCCCTATCAATAGGTGAAGATGGAAGAAGCATGATGGGGTTAAGGCCATGGTTACACTGTTCTACATACTACAATTACCTGTACTCAGCCCTGAAGAGAGGTGTGTCACAGTAAAACATCCTTTTCTCAGCCCATGTATACAGGGGCAAGGAGGAAATACTGATCTCAAAGCATAAAGAGCCTGTGAGAGTAACGCTGTAGTTTGTGATCTGGTTGTGTGGTAACAGTACCAAGCAGGTTGatctgaacattaaaaaaaaaaacccatcataAGACCCTTGATTCAGACAAGGAAAAGGTCAATCAAGGACAGGGGACAGAGCCTTCTTCCAGGTTAGGCACACACGCAGGGCTAATCAAATAACTAcagtgcatcagtgtttgtgtgaatacaCACAGTTGCCGTCAGACAGAGGTGAGCTCTCAGCACAGGCTGCACCAACACCGTAAAACACATTCTTGACTGCACCAGTCTCAGCGGCTTTACAGTTAACACTGACAGATAATGAGTGACTTTGGAAACAGTCACATCATGTGCTGTTTCACTTGTTGCTGTAGTTTGCATTTTAGGAAGTTTCATAACAGTGGAACTTTAGAGGCTGATATTGTTCACACTGAAAGCACATCATTTCATTTATGCTGACTGGACTCCAGTGCAGATATTGAGGAATTTAAGTGATTtactcagctttttttttaaatcttaaaatcaaagcagaactgaactgaaagaaatGTAGCTGTCTCACATCCCTACACAAAGAAAGCCGGTTGTGAAATTCTAGCTCACTAGATACATAGAAAGAAATCAGGACAAGTCAGACGGGTTGCAACAGATCACAAGTGAAAGTCACTCAAACACTCTTTCTAAGTATTGTTCAGGAACCAGACTGTTCAGTTAACGAAAAGATAAACACCAGCATCATGGATAGTAGAATAGAAAGATTTTATATGTGATTCGTCATGCTCATTCATttacaaatgcatttttttcataatgcacaatgctaatttttttttttttcttgaattatAGATTTTGAGTTGTAAGTGACACCAATGCCAGAAGTACTGGGCTGCAGAAACCAGACATTATGTGCCGGATAATAAATGAGCATCTCAGGACACAACacctccagcaaaaaaaaaaaaaaaaaaaaaaaaagatttctcagGTATGTTATTAACATCTTATAACAATACATTTTACACCTCAGACTGTTCATTAATCAAACTTTTGGAAGGCTGTGAAATATAAACAGAGAATTCAGAGTTTCCACATTTACACTGATTAATAATTGATATGAATCTATTCAACGTTAACTCTTCAAACAGCGATAAGTGTTCCTACCTCAGTGATGACCACTGCCTTGTCAGTCCCTTTACTGTGACCGGCTTTCTCTCACTTCCCTCTTATAATTCACGCTGATGATTGCAGAATCATAAGATGCCTCCCAGGTTTGACTGACCCACCCACACTCCCTAACGACGACGTGACTGTCTGTCACTCAGCAGTGTTGAAATAAACAGATGCTGAGAAATGATAGCTTAATTACCCACTGTTGACAAAAAGTGAAACCATGTCAGTTCTTCCAAGATGGGATGAATAACTCTCACTCCTATGAAAATGTCTGCTTATGTAGAAGAAGGCTGGCGCCACAGGCTGGGTTCAGCTGCTGGTCAAAGGGACAGAAATCCCCAAGGGCCCTGAATGCTTCAAGTGGTTTATactaatttaattaaaatgtgctTTACCATTAAAACACAATGTCAGCTGACA
This genomic stretch from Toxotes jaculatrix isolate fToxJac2 chromosome 19, fToxJac2.pri, whole genome shotgun sequence harbors:
- the mcm9 gene encoding DNA helicase MCM9, which codes for MLISPEQEVLIGRVFETYLAEHHHGDILQLIADTNDETHHPVVVNAMTLFEANMEVGDYFNAYPSGVLAIFDKVLHKTAVELSQNASPEHHSGQRTKEQRMRQTLHTRITGLPVCPELTRDTIPRSRDVGHFLSVTGTVIRTSVAKVLEYERDYMCTKCRHVFTMQADFDQFYTFVPPVACPNPNVCNSYKFSCLSGGSEPAVCRDYQEIKIQEQVQRLSVGSIPRSMVVVLEDDLVDSCKSGDDVTVYGVMRQRWKPFYDGARCEVELVLKANNIEVNNQQAAAALLMKDVQQEFEDFWDSYKHDPIAGRNQILLSLCPQVFGMYVVKLAVAMVLAGGVQRIDSSGTKIRGECHMLLVGDPGTGKSQFLKYAAKVMPRSVLTAGIGSTSAGLTVAAVKDGGEWHLEAGALVLSDGGLCCIDEFNSIKEHDRISIHEAMEQQSISVAKAGIVCKLNTRSTILAATNPKGQYNPNEPVSVNVALASPLLSRFDLVLVLLDTRNAEWDRVISSFILEDRGVPADSSNLWSMDKMKAYFSVIKHLQPQVSEEANSIMTRYYQLQRQSDGRSAARTTIRMLESLSRLAEAHARLMYRETVTIEDAVMAVSVMECSMQGGALLGNINALLTSFPADPGEQYQTQCQVLLEGLNLPRLLRKEMDRLARLKSNPSEASQCDPPTDIYQHQLRDTNTINKTRRHDVTSDCKGDVTVESGLDWFHAISPSASPDDMTSPVLTSTQANRHQTPNSSWSTAIKQPNCQTEKDVNHGGRVSSPSEEGNSKSGNNENVHSEGQKDEQHPKKPQCVFQKVSKNLRDRRLRKLELNNQQCDKEGGGGGHGDRVVSPDRARKTVTDLVLNTTQSSGKNRPSNNLIQENQSSGRESRFEEEDKRDQAKTGTKKICAVLREKMAAEAETGKDLHAKLSGFIFKPKQMRPLLNNRDFNSSSDVSASECNQGSGDLHINTENRISKQRPLSQNESASPLTHTERNERKKKQNQYQNLLEGGSRRKQVSYVSEVGDSGSGDGTCLTSLELDKDVSSFGKDKSAQGKTVSRIKGSDDIENQCQQHRSRVNTADKTAVDGFPVTPPSTYTNGPARVQSGHSKSTVASSTLAKLSRFSFTCTTDPVTTAQTREEKNPAAAIKGLGQRNGAECSRANSDVKKTPDSLQHSLLGQETNSADTMGKVKDVLHTTVLTPGWGHEQETDTESTHAAKTLISDGPAVNVKKRKCFELGPPPRSACGASKGPFSGLSLFGSVEVSNDVLDTDWDQEVSKKAKV
- the LOC121199838 gene encoding gap junction Cx32.2 protein-like gives rise to the protein MGEWSFLSDLLDKVQSHSTVVGKVWLSVLFLFRIFILAAGIDRIWGDEQANMNCNTKSPGCKNACYNNSFPLSHTRFWVLQILIVSTPTLIYLGHVLLVIRKENKLRNRLEQKLSKNGMVKAPKYSDDRGKVQLKGVLLVSYMIQLIFKIVLEVAFIVGQYYLYGFIFMPIFIRYSHYPCPSEVLCYISRPTEKNIFIVFMLAMSFLSVILNIMEMIHLIISKTRERKRRSSGSIPPEIYNLTKPKHGERVTLC